The following proteins are encoded in a genomic region of Ornithodoros turicata isolate Travis chromosome 6, ASM3712646v1, whole genome shotgun sequence:
- the LOC135399078 gene encoding pre-rRNA-processing protein TSR2 homolog, with translation MADESVFHTSIRTLIGDWQGLQMAIEHGMGGPQAREKEQWLVDTLEQHFAENSGLHQDDVEDFIAAILDNEFDTIVEDGSLAQLSALLCKHYEMCRDGREREVLESLSQRLPQTRTLAIPMPGYHDSDDEAEMMEHINSTVSTQMNGLHLNGDSSSTPHRRDEPDEDGWTVVKHGKK, from the exons ATGGCAGACGAAAGCGTGTTCCATACTTCCATTCGCACACTTATCGGCGATTGGCAGGGCCTTCAG ATGGCAATCGAGCATGGCATGGGAGGACCGCAAGCAAGAGAGAAAGAACAGTGGCTCGTTGACACCCTGGAGCAACACTTCGCGGAAAACT CCGGACTACACCAAGATGACGTCGAAGATTTTATAGCAGCCATCTTAGACAACGAATTTGACACCATAGTTGAGGATGGGAGCCTAGCACAG TTATCTGCACTTCTCTGCAAGCACTATGAGATGTGCCGGGATGGTAGGGAACGAGAAGTATTGGAATCATTGTCACAAAGGCTACCACAAACACGCACCTTAGCTATTCCAATGCCTGGTTATCACGATAGTGACGACGAGGCGGAAATGATG GAACACATTAATTCGACAGTGAGCACACAAATGAACGGTCTTCACCTGAATGGCGACAGCTCAAGTACACCTCACAGAAGGGATGAACCAGATGAAGATGGATGGACTGTTGTGAAACATGGCAAGAAATGA